The following proteins come from a genomic window of Lolium rigidum isolate FL_2022 chromosome 5, APGP_CSIRO_Lrig_0.1, whole genome shotgun sequence:
- the LOC124655087 gene encoding putative wall-associated receptor kinase-like 16 — protein sequence MASVLLLSAIVAMLNLASMSSAQPHHGCQTHCGVVEIPYPFGIGIGCAIEQGFEINCSRTADGTERPFINEWEVLSISASSGQSRVLMYIPTYCYNSSTGEMDSYLWDFNLAWPYRFSDSHNKFISIGCNTIGYIYNTGESTRYATGCASVCGSPEDLTNGSCVGVGCCQNTVPKGLTSYYVYFYDVDYVNSSNSWHFNKCSYAMVVEAETFAFNSEYITTTRFNDTYKGQQPVVLDWAIVDETYVDECQQSPSPCPVSATCHNTVGGYHCSCPFGSKFAKETNSCTNQFIGVVIGLSCGIGVLFIVAISTLLVRRWKRGVKNRVRKVNFLRNKGLILEQLISSDESATHSSKIFSLDELEKATDNFDCTRILGRGGHGTVYKGILSDQRVVAVKKSKMVDQTEIDQFVNELAILSQINHRNVVKLFGCCLESEVPLLVYEFISNGTLSELLHGDHVNARSMLTWEDRIRIASEAASALAYLHSAASLPIFHRDVKSANILLTDNFTAKVADFGASRSISIDETRVVTTVQGTFGYLDPEYYHTGQLTEKSDVYGFGVIIVELLTRKKPIFLTSRGEKQNLCHYFVQRLQNNTVIEIIDCQIMEEGNERQIIEMASLASACLRLRGEERPTMKEVELRLQLLRGKIVLKKNYELEGENEAVPLLPSYYSSTSSGTRHGEFFSAANSSSLGVTRCYTMEQELVSWTDLPR from the exons ATGGCGTCAGTGCTACTGCTCAGTGCCATTGTAGCCATGCTGAACCTAGCATCTATGTCATCAGCGCAGCCTCACCACGGATGCCAAACACATTGTGGTGTTGTTGAGATCCCCTACCCATTTGGCATTGGTATTGGTTGCGCTATCGAACAAGGCTTTGAGATCAACTGCAGCAGGACTGCTGATGGAACCGAGAGGCCATTCATAAATGAATGGGAGGTTCTAAGCATCTCAGCATCCAGTGGGCAATCCCGAGTTTTAATGTACATCCCAACATATTGCTACAATTCTAGTACAGGGGAAATGGATTCCTACCTTTGGGATTTTAATTTAGCTTGGCCGTATCGATTCTCGGACTCACACAATAAGTTCATAAGCATTGGTTGCAACACAATCGGATACATCTACAACACCGGAGAATCAACAAGGTATGCCACAGGTTGTGCGTCGGTGTGTGGGAGCCCGGAAGACCTGACAAATGGCTCGTGCGTTGGTGTAGGCTGCTGCCAGAACACTGTCCCCAAGGGCTTAACGAGCTACTATGTTTACTTCTATGATGTGGACTATGTCAATAGTTCCAACAGTTGGCACTTCAACAAATGCAGCTATgccatggtggtggaggcagAGACGTTTGCTTTCAACTCTGAGTACATAACCACGACGAGGTTCAATGACACCTACAAGGGGCAGCAGCCAGTGGTGCTTGACTGGGCGATTGTAGATGAAACCT ATGTCGATGAATGTCAACAGAGTCCAAGCCCCTGCCCTGTGTCTGCAACTTGCCATAACACAGTAGGAGGGTACCATTGTTCATGCCCTTTTGGCAGCAAGTTTGCAAAGGAAACAAACTCTTGCACAAACCAATTTATAG GGGTTGTTATTGGATTAAGTTGTGGTATTGGAGTTCTGTTTATTGTGGCAATATCGACTTTGCTggttcggaggtggaagagaggcgtTAAAAATAGAGTTCGAAAAGTAAACTTCCTGAGAAACAAAGGACTCATCTTGGAACAATTGATCTCATCAGATGAAAGTGCCACACATAGCAGTAAAATATTTTCCTTGGATGAGTTAGAAAAGGCAACGGACAATTTTGACTGCACGCGGATTCTAGGTCGTGGAGGGCATGGTACTGTTTACAAGGGGATTTTATCAGATCAGCGTGTGGTGGCCGTCAAGAAGTCCAAAATGGTCGATCAAACAGAGATTGATCAATTCGTCAACGAGCTTGCAATTTTGTCTCAGATAAATCACCGCAATGTGGTAAAACTTTTTGGATGTTGCCTTGAGTCAGAGGTCCCTTTGCTCGTGTATGAGTTCATCTCCAATGGCACACTGTCTGAACTTCTTCATGGTGACCACGTGAATGCTAGAAGCATGTTAACATGGGAAGATCGTATCAGAATTGCTAGCGAAGCCGCAAGTGCTCTTGCTTATCTACATTCCGCTGCTTCACTACCAATCTTCCACAGAGATGTAAAATCTGCAAATATACTCTTGACCGATAACTTCACTGCCAAGGTTGCAGACTTCGGCGCTTCTCGATCGATCTCCATCGATGAAACTCGTGTGGTCACGACAGTCCAGGGCACATTTGGATACTTGGATCCTGAGTATTACCACACAGGCCAACTAACCGAGAAGAGTGATGTTTATGGTTTTGGTGTGATAATCGTCGAGCTCCTAACAAGGAAGAAGCCAATATTCCTCACTTCCCGTGGTGAAAAGCAAAATTTATGCCATTACTTCGTCCAAAGGCTACAAAATAACACTGTGATAGAGATCATCGATTGTCAAATAATGGAGGAAGGTAACGAGAGACAGATCATTGAGATGGCTTCCCTTGCAAGCGCATGCTTGAGGCTCAGAGGAGAAGAGAGGCCTACCATGAAAGAAGTGGAGCTAAGGCTGCAGCTCCTCAGAGGCAAGATAGTACTGAAAAAAAACTACGAGTTAGAGGGGGAGAATGAAGCCGTGCCATTGTTGCCATCATATTATTCCAGCACTAGTTCCGGTACACGGCACGGCGAGTTCTTCTCGGCTGCTAATTCGTCAAGTCTCGGTGTCACGCGCTGCTACACTATGGAGCAAGAGCTTGTATCTTGGACCGACCTGCCCCGCTAA